One part of the Skermanella sp. TT6 genome encodes these proteins:
- a CDS encoding helix-turn-helix transcriptional regulator, translated as MERSRSAIREEVGRSPKLAGKKFLTPEELAELLDISPKTLQKWRARKTGPQHIRVSYRVIRYELEEVERWLATRAEQTAH; from the coding sequence ATGGAACGCAGTAGATCGGCGATACGCGAAGAAGTCGGCAGATCTCCTAAGCTGGCAGGAAAGAAATTCCTGACACCTGAAGAGCTTGCCGAACTTTTGGATATATCGCCTAAAACCCTTCAGAAGTGGCGTGCTCGCAAGACCGGACCACAACATATACGTGTGTCCTATCGAGTAATACGCTACGAATTGGAGGAAGTGGAAAGGTGGCTGGCCACACGTGCTGAACAGACAGCGCACTAA
- a CDS encoding recombinase family protein — MQRFVTYYRVSTQRQGRSGLGLEAQQAAVTAFLAGRDAQVIGEYREIESGRKSDRQQLAAAMLMCRMTGSVLLIAKLDRLARDAHFLLGLEKSGVEFLAADMPFANRLTIGIMALVAEEEAKAISARTKAALAARKARGLPLGNRASLRPADRQRAATAAAAWSKKAAAHAAMVLPAVQEMQRSGLSLRATARELARRGFTTVTGGQWTASQVSAVLRRQMDEATAAARAAKEG, encoded by the coding sequence GTGCAGCGGTTCGTCACATATTACCGGGTCAGCACTCAGCGGCAGGGACGATCGGGCCTCGGCCTGGAGGCGCAGCAGGCTGCGGTGACGGCGTTCCTCGCCGGCCGGGATGCCCAGGTGATCGGTGAGTACCGGGAGATCGAGAGCGGCCGGAAGTCCGACCGCCAGCAGCTCGCCGCGGCGATGCTGATGTGTCGCATGACGGGCAGCGTCCTCCTGATCGCCAAGCTCGACCGCCTGGCCCGCGACGCGCACTTCCTGCTCGGCCTGGAGAAATCCGGCGTTGAGTTTCTCGCTGCTGACATGCCGTTCGCGAACCGGCTGACGATTGGCATCATGGCCCTGGTCGCCGAGGAGGAGGCGAAGGCGATCAGCGCCAGGACGAAGGCTGCGCTCGCCGCCAGGAAGGCGCGCGGTCTCCCGCTCGGGAACCGGGCCAGTCTTCGCCCCGCTGATCGGCAACGGGCAGCGACAGCAGCGGCGGCCTGGTCGAAGAAGGCGGCCGCGCACGCTGCCATGGTGTTGCCTGCGGTTCAGGAGATGCAGCGTTCCGGGTTGTCGCTCCGTGCCACCGCCAGGGAACTTGCTCGCCGTGGGTTCACCACCGTTACCGGCGGCCAGTGGACGGCATCTCAGGTGTCGGCCGTCCTTCGCCGGCAGATGGACGAGGCGACCGCTGCGGCACGGGCGGCGAAGGAGGGGTGA
- a CDS encoding helix-turn-helix domain-containing protein has product MIRNDKEHQEAVSRLKAERARLDEHRANLTAVGLDADEIKRVMDPMISFHLQLHEEVESYERLKRGEFDELENLRGLGHLLVSLRIARGISQRELAAKLGVHESQVSRDERNEYHGVAVDRAIKVLDALGVRLTTHVEMEPLREAA; this is encoded by the coding sequence ATGATCCGTAATGACAAAGAACATCAAGAAGCAGTTAGTCGCCTAAAGGCTGAACGTGCAAGGTTGGATGAGCATCGCGCCAATCTCACAGCTGTTGGGCTTGATGCTGATGAGATCAAAAGAGTCATGGACCCTATGATTTCATTCCATCTTCAGCTTCATGAAGAAGTTGAAAGCTATGAACGCTTGAAGCGAGGTGAGTTTGATGAATTAGAAAATTTGCGTGGTCTGGGGCATCTGCTTGTCTCCTTGCGTATTGCGCGCGGCATCTCACAGCGTGAGTTGGCTGCTAAGCTTGGTGTTCATGAGTCTCAGGTTTCACGTGATGAGCGTAACGAGTATCACGGGGTCGCAGTGGACCGCGCGATAAAAGTGCTCGACGCTCTTGGTGTTCGCCTCACAACACATGTCGAGATGGAGCCGCTGCGTGAGGCTGCATGA